One part of the Arthrobacter sp. EM1 genome encodes these proteins:
- a CDS encoding MurR/RpiR family transcriptional regulator, producing the protein MAANALLMLRQALPGLSTADSRIARAVIDNPTILDRTITEVATLCKTSPGTVARFCQKVGFSGYREFRIEVAAAAGREQAQRDRFQVDDGEINRTDSAEDVVAKIAYQEVQAIEETAKALDLATLDRVVTAISASPRIDVYGFGSSGLTAQDLQQKLYRIGLSATSFSDMHLAWASAALQRPGGVAVAISHSGLTSETSNALKIARAAGATTVGITNSADSPLAEHCDFVLTTQARENRYRAGAMSSRIAQLALVDILFVRIAQSMYDDMTESLRLTYEAVQSHRMRPDVGTAN; encoded by the coding sequence ATGGCCGCTAATGCCCTGCTGATGCTGCGGCAGGCACTGCCCGGCCTCAGCACCGCGGATTCCCGGATTGCCCGGGCCGTCATCGACAACCCCACCATCCTTGACCGCACGATCACGGAGGTTGCGACTTTGTGCAAAACTTCCCCGGGCACGGTCGCGCGGTTCTGCCAAAAAGTAGGCTTCTCAGGCTACCGGGAGTTCCGCATCGAGGTGGCGGCAGCGGCAGGCCGGGAGCAGGCACAGCGCGACCGTTTCCAGGTGGACGACGGCGAAATAAACCGGACCGACAGCGCCGAAGACGTGGTTGCCAAGATCGCCTACCAGGAGGTGCAGGCCATCGAGGAGACGGCCAAGGCGCTTGACCTCGCAACACTGGACCGGGTGGTGACCGCCATCTCGGCCTCGCCCCGCATTGACGTGTACGGCTTCGGTTCCAGCGGCCTGACCGCACAGGACCTGCAGCAGAAGCTGTATCGAATCGGGCTTTCGGCCACTTCCTTCTCCGACATGCACCTGGCCTGGGCTTCCGCGGCGCTTCAGCGCCCTGGCGGAGTCGCCGTCGCCATCTCCCATTCTGGCCTGACCAGCGAGACGAGTAATGCATTGAAAATCGCCCGCGCCGCCGGGGCGACAACAGTGGGAATCACCAATTCCGCCGACTCACCGTTGGCCGAACACTGTGACTTTGTGCTCACTACCCAGGCGAGGGAGAATCGCTACCGCGCCGGCGCCATGTCCAGCCGCATCGCCCAGTTGGCCCTGGTCGACATTCTCTTTGTGCGCATCGCCCAATCCATGTACGACGATATGACGGAGTCACTTCGGCTCACCTATGAGGCCGTTCAGAGCCACCGGATGCGGCCGGACGTCGGAACGGCGAATTAG
- a CDS encoding LysR substrate-binding domain-containing protein, with amino-acid sequence MSAAEEPPQTPDEATAVPAEAAARELRFAYVAGVTPGKWTRRWEERMPDVPLRSFMSDDGTQLAVLRDGSADLSFVRLPVEREGLSVIALYEEQPVVVAPKGHEISVFEEVALADLATESFLDVAELGGPEMALQVVATGAGLVILPMSVARHFNVKDTVARKLTGAPATEIAVAWRSETTDEVIEEFIGIVRGRTAASSRQPSANQEKPKKEPKPDRRGPAVKKPKVAQRYAPNPDKGRGKGSRKRGKR; translated from the coding sequence GTGTCCGCAGCAGAAGAACCTCCCCAGACCCCAGATGAAGCCACCGCCGTCCCGGCCGAAGCAGCCGCCCGGGAGTTGCGTTTCGCGTACGTCGCCGGCGTAACGCCGGGCAAGTGGACGCGGCGCTGGGAAGAGCGGATGCCTGATGTTCCGCTACGTTCCTTTATGTCCGACGACGGCACCCAGCTCGCCGTGCTGCGCGACGGTTCCGCCGACCTGAGCTTTGTCCGGCTGCCCGTGGAGCGCGAGGGCTTGAGCGTTATTGCCCTGTACGAGGAACAGCCAGTGGTGGTGGCGCCCAAGGGACATGAGATCTCCGTGTTCGAGGAAGTGGCGCTGGCCGATCTCGCCACGGAGTCGTTCCTGGACGTCGCCGAACTTGGCGGCCCCGAAATGGCCCTGCAGGTGGTGGCGACGGGGGCTGGCCTCGTTATCCTGCCCATGTCCGTGGCGCGCCACTTCAACGTCAAGGACACTGTGGCGCGCAAACTGACCGGGGCGCCCGCCACGGAGATCGCAGTGGCGTGGCGCAGCGAAACCACTGATGAAGTGATCGAGGAGTTCATCGGAATTGTCCGCGGCCGCACTGCCGCGAGCTCCCGCCAGCCCTCTGCCAACCAGGAAAAGCCCAAAAAGGAACCGAAGCCTGACCGGCGCGGCCCTGCCGTAAAGAAGCCAAAGGTGGCTCAACGGTACGCCCCGAACCCGGATAAGGGCCGCGGGAAAGGTTCCAGGAAAAGAGGCAAGCGCTAA
- the murQ gene encoding N-acetylmuramic acid 6-phosphate etherase, with protein sequence MAKPQRQDHPDHADLRDSLATLATEQVSERHPDLDLLSVAELVRAMNEEDAAVAAAVAGASSAITAAVEGIVDRMSAGGRLIYIGAGTAGRMGILDASEAPPTFGTDPGRVLGVIAGGPGAIHAAVENAEDDDLAGAVDLRSVGVSAQDAVIGISASGRTPYVLGAIEYASSVGAFTAGLACNPESELGRAADVAIDVVVGPEILTGSTRLKAGTAQKMVLNMLSTITMVRLGKTYRNLMVDMQATNEKLRARAERTVMLATQANAVEAARALNAVDGSVKAAILVLLTDLDAGTALRLLTAHRGFLNEAIGAALTDGGAVHGR encoded by the coding sequence GTGGCTAAGCCGCAGCGACAAGACCACCCTGACCACGCCGATCTGCGCGATTCACTAGCAACGCTCGCCACGGAGCAGGTAAGCGAGAGGCATCCGGATCTGGACCTGCTCTCGGTTGCCGAGCTCGTGCGCGCGATGAACGAGGAGGACGCCGCAGTCGCCGCCGCCGTCGCCGGTGCGAGCTCAGCCATCACTGCCGCAGTTGAGGGCATCGTGGACCGGATGAGCGCAGGCGGGCGCCTGATTTACATCGGCGCGGGCACCGCCGGGCGGATGGGAATCCTGGACGCCAGCGAAGCACCGCCCACCTTCGGCACTGACCCCGGCCGGGTGCTCGGGGTCATCGCCGGCGGACCCGGCGCAATCCACGCCGCCGTTGAAAACGCCGAGGATGACGATCTCGCCGGAGCAGTTGACCTGCGCTCGGTGGGCGTTTCAGCCCAGGACGCAGTGATCGGCATTTCGGCGTCGGGCCGCACTCCGTATGTTCTCGGCGCCATCGAGTACGCGTCGTCGGTTGGGGCGTTCACGGCCGGCCTGGCATGCAATCCGGAATCTGAACTCGGGCGGGCGGCCGACGTCGCCATCGATGTTGTCGTCGGCCCGGAAATCCTTACCGGATCGACCAGGCTCAAGGCAGGCACCGCGCAGAAGATGGTGCTGAACATGTTGAGCACCATTACGATGGTGCGGCTGGGCAAGACCTACCGCAACCTAATGGTGGACATGCAGGCCACCAACGAGAAACTGCGGGCCCGCGCCGAGAGAACCGTTATGCTGGCGACACAGGCGAACGCAGTCGAGGCCGCGCGTGCGCTCAATGCCGTCGACGGCTCCGTGAAGGCGGCAATTTTGGTGCTATTGACTGATCTGGACGCAGGAACCGCCCTCCGGCTGCTCACGGCACACCGGGGTTTCCTCAACGAGGCCATTGGCGCAGCCTTAACTGACGGAGGAGCGGTGCATGGCCGCTAA
- a CDS encoding biotin carboxylase N-terminal domain-containing protein yields MRKVLIANRGEIAVRIIRACDDAQLASVAVYADIDADALHVSVADEAYALGGNSPAETYLNIPKLLAAAAESGADALHPGYGFLSENAEFAQAVLDAGLTWIGPTPEAIRLLGNKITAREAAVRAGAPLVAGSAGPVESAAEARAFAEQHGLPIAIKAAFGGGGRGMKVVRALDEVEEAFDSAVREAVAAFGRGDCFVERYLDRPRHVEAQILADTHGNVVVVGTRDCSLQRRHQKLVEEAPAPFLSEDQTLQIYNGAKAVCREARYSGAGTVEFLVAADGTVAFLEVNTRLQVEHPITEETTGIDLVQEQFRIAAGERLRLTADPAPRGHSFEFRLNAEDVGRGFLPSPGTVAEFHGPTGPGIRLDTGVRSGSFVPPQFDSLLAKLIVTGADRQQALRRARRALAEISITGVATVLPFHRAVLESPDFTSEAGLGIHTRWIETDFADRVPADPGYSTSVPDGERRTITVEVDGRRMAVGLPAELLDGWARSGGALPERITQAEASGGGPAPVDPGELRADMAGTVVKWLVEPGTEVAAGDPVVVLEAMKMETQVSAHRNGTLTGVRAEAGGVVTTGAVLALIG; encoded by the coding sequence ATGCGCAAGGTCCTGATCGCCAACCGCGGTGAAATAGCCGTCCGGATCATCCGGGCCTGTGACGACGCACAGCTGGCCTCCGTCGCCGTGTACGCGGACATCGACGCCGACGCCCTGCACGTTTCCGTCGCCGACGAGGCCTATGCCCTGGGCGGGAATTCACCGGCCGAAACCTACCTGAATATCCCCAAGCTGCTGGCAGCAGCGGCCGAATCCGGCGCCGACGCCCTTCACCCCGGCTACGGCTTCCTCTCGGAGAACGCCGAATTCGCCCAGGCCGTCCTCGATGCCGGACTCACCTGGATTGGGCCGACCCCGGAGGCCATCCGGTTGCTCGGCAATAAGATCACTGCCCGCGAGGCGGCCGTGCGCGCCGGTGCCCCGCTTGTCGCAGGCAGTGCCGGCCCGGTCGAATCCGCTGCAGAGGCCCGCGCCTTCGCAGAACAGCACGGACTGCCGATCGCCATCAAGGCGGCCTTTGGCGGCGGCGGCCGCGGGATGAAGGTGGTCCGCGCCCTCGACGAAGTCGAGGAAGCCTTTGACTCGGCCGTCCGGGAAGCCGTCGCCGCGTTCGGCCGCGGCGACTGCTTTGTGGAGCGCTACCTGGACCGTCCGCGGCACGTCGAGGCACAGATCCTCGCGGATACGCACGGCAACGTCGTTGTCGTCGGAACCCGCGACTGCTCGCTTCAGCGCCGGCACCAGAAGCTCGTGGAGGAGGCCCCCGCGCCGTTCCTCAGCGAGGACCAGACGCTTCAGATCTACAACGGCGCGAAGGCCGTCTGCCGCGAAGCCCGCTACTCCGGCGCGGGCACTGTCGAATTCCTGGTTGCCGCGGACGGCACAGTGGCATTCCTCGAGGTAAACACCCGACTGCAGGTGGAGCATCCCATCACGGAGGAAACAACCGGGATCGACCTGGTGCAGGAGCAATTCCGAATCGCTGCGGGGGAGCGGTTGCGCCTCACGGCGGACCCGGCGCCGAGGGGGCACTCGTTCGAATTCCGGCTCAATGCCGAGGATGTTGGGCGCGGTTTCCTGCCATCGCCCGGCACGGTAGCGGAGTTCCACGGCCCCACCGGCCCGGGGATCCGGCTCGACACCGGTGTCCGTTCCGGCTCCTTCGTTCCGCCGCAGTTTGACTCGCTGCTGGCAAAATTGATCGTCACCGGCGCCGACCGCCAGCAGGCCCTGCGCCGTGCCCGCCGTGCCCTCGCCGAAATCAGCATCACCGGGGTGGCCACCGTGCTGCCCTTCCACCGTGCCGTGCTGGAATCCCCGGACTTCACCTCTGAAGCCGGCCTGGGAATCCACACCCGCTGGATCGAAACCGACTTCGCGGACCGTGTCCCTGCCGACCCGGGCTACAGCACTTCGGTTCCCGACGGCGAACGCCGGACCATCACCGTCGAGGTGGACGGCCGCCGGATGGCAGTCGGGCTGCCGGCTGAACTGTTGGACGGCTGGGCACGTTCCGGCGGCGCCCTCCCGGAGCGGATCACCCAGGCGGAGGCCTCCGGTGGCGGACCTGCCCCCGTTGACCCGGGAGAACTGCGGGCCGACATGGCCGGCACCGTAGTCAAGTGGCTTGTGGAACCGGGCACCGAAGTCGCGGCGGGGGACCCCGTTGTTGTGCTGGAAGCGATGAAAATGGAAACTCAGGTCTCCGCCCACCGCAACGGCACGCTGACCGGCGTCCGCGCGGAAGCCGGCGGCGTTGTCACTACTGGAGCGGTGCTGGCTCTGATTGGCTAG
- a CDS encoding 5-oxoprolinase subunit PxpA has translation MASIDLNSDVGESYGRWSLGDDTAMFGSVSSANVACGFHAGDPSVIRRTCREAVAAGVVIGAHVGYRDLAGFGRRFLDIDPIELADDVVYQIGALQALAAAEGGTVTYVKPHGGLYNAIVAHTAQAKAVVDAVKSVDPNLPILGLPGSEVLRLAEAAGLRAVTEAFADRAYNPDGTLVSRTLPGAVLHDHAEVTEHVLRMASDSTVRTIDGSILKIRAESICVHGDTPGAVSMAAEVRAALSAAGINTAAFV, from the coding sequence ATGGCAAGCATTGACCTGAACAGCGACGTTGGCGAGTCCTACGGGCGCTGGAGCCTGGGCGACGATACGGCGATGTTCGGCTCGGTCTCCAGCGCCAACGTGGCCTGCGGATTCCACGCCGGTGACCCCAGCGTCATCCGCCGGACCTGCCGCGAGGCGGTCGCCGCCGGCGTCGTGATCGGTGCCCACGTCGGCTACCGTGACCTCGCCGGTTTCGGCCGCCGCTTCCTGGACATCGACCCGATTGAACTGGCTGACGACGTCGTCTACCAGATCGGTGCGCTGCAGGCCCTGGCCGCGGCCGAGGGCGGCACTGTCACCTACGTCAAGCCGCATGGCGGCCTGTATAACGCAATTGTCGCGCACACGGCGCAAGCGAAAGCCGTGGTCGACGCCGTGAAGTCCGTGGATCCGAACCTGCCCATCCTGGGCCTGCCCGGATCCGAAGTGCTCCGTCTCGCAGAGGCTGCCGGGCTCCGTGCCGTGACCGAAGCCTTCGCGGACCGGGCCTACAATCCGGACGGCACCCTGGTGTCCCGAACGCTTCCCGGAGCCGTCCTCCACGACCATGCGGAGGTCACCGAGCATGTCCTCCGGATGGCCTCCGATTCAACCGTCCGCACGATTGACGGCTCCATCCTGAAGATCCGCGCCGAGAGCATCTGCGTGCACGGCGACACCCCGGGCGCCGTCAGCATGGCGGCGGAGGTCCGCGCGGCCTTGTCCGCCGCGGGCATCAACACTGCCGCGTTCGTCTAG
- a CDS encoding NAD(P)-dependent alcohol dehydrogenase: MLTVNAYAAISATEPLVPTTIERRDVGAHDILIDIKFAGICHSDIHTVRGDWGPQQYPLSPGHEIAGIVSEVGSAVTKHAVGDRVGVGCMVNSCRECVNCLKGEEQFCVKGNIGTYGAVDRDGTITQGGYSTHVVVTEDFVVRIPESLELDVAAPLLCAGITTFSPLNHWGAGPGKKVAVVGLGGLGHVAVKIAHAMGADVTVLSQSLKKQEDGLRLGADHYFATSDPSTFEQLAGSFDLILNTVSAKIDLDAYLSLLAVDGAMVNVGAPAEPLSLNVFSLIGGRRSFAGSLIGGIRETQEMLDFCAEHKLGAEIEVIGADKINEAYERVLASDVRYRFVIDTATLA; the protein is encoded by the coding sequence ATGCTTACCGTTAACGCTTATGCCGCCATCTCCGCGACGGAACCCCTTGTTCCGACCACCATCGAACGCCGCGACGTTGGCGCGCACGACATCCTGATCGACATCAAGTTCGCCGGCATCTGCCACTCTGACATCCATACCGTCCGCGGAGACTGGGGACCGCAGCAGTACCCGCTGTCCCCGGGACACGAAATCGCCGGCATCGTCAGCGAGGTCGGCTCCGCCGTCACGAAGCACGCCGTCGGCGACCGGGTCGGCGTCGGCTGCATGGTCAACTCCTGCCGCGAATGCGTCAATTGCCTGAAGGGTGAAGAGCAGTTCTGCGTCAAGGGCAACATCGGCACCTACGGCGCCGTGGACCGCGACGGAACGATCACACAGGGCGGCTACTCCACGCACGTTGTGGTCACCGAGGACTTTGTGGTCCGGATTCCGGAAAGCCTGGAACTCGACGTCGCCGCGCCGCTGCTCTGCGCAGGCATCACCACCTTCTCGCCGCTGAACCACTGGGGCGCCGGCCCCGGCAAAAAGGTCGCGGTTGTTGGCCTTGGCGGGCTGGGCCACGTCGCCGTCAAGATCGCACACGCGATGGGCGCTGACGTCACGGTGCTCTCGCAGTCCTTGAAGAAGCAGGAGGACGGGCTGCGCCTGGGTGCGGACCACTACTTCGCCACCAGCGATCCGTCCACGTTCGAGCAGCTGGCCGGCTCCTTCGACCTGATCCTGAACACGGTCAGCGCGAAGATCGACCTGGACGCCTACCTGTCCCTGCTGGCCGTCGACGGCGCAATGGTCAACGTCGGCGCCCCGGCCGAACCGCTCTCGCTGAACGTCTTTTCGCTGATCGGTGGCCGCCGGTCCTTCGCCGGCTCGCTGATCGGCGGCATCCGGGAGACCCAGGAAATGCTGGACTTCTGCGCCGAGCACAAGCTCGGTGCCGAGATCGAGGTCATTGGGGCCGACAAGATCAACGAGGCCTACGAGCGGGTGCTGGCCTCAGATGTGCGGTACCGTTTTGTGATTGACACCGCCACGCTGGCCTAA
- a CDS encoding STAS/SEC14 domain-containing protein, producing MMPERTLAAEGKNSLSVRGGIIESVWRPGSFVDVQDAKDAMLAVERITGGIPMPMLSEMTDVEISAAARREFAQTSGVLAIAVLGSSAVDRVIAAAMTRHTRYPHEFFTSRNAALTWLAEILKTRT from the coding sequence ATGATGCCTGAACGAACTCTCGCCGCGGAGGGTAAGAACTCCCTGAGTGTCCGCGGCGGGATCATAGAATCCGTCTGGCGCCCCGGCTCCTTCGTTGACGTCCAGGACGCCAAGGATGCCATGCTGGCCGTGGAACGGATCACGGGCGGAATCCCGATGCCGATGCTCTCGGAAATGACCGATGTGGAAATCAGTGCCGCGGCCAGGCGCGAGTTTGCCCAGACCTCAGGCGTGCTGGCCATCGCGGTCCTCGGATCCAGTGCAGTGGACCGCGTGATCGCTGCCGCAATGACCAGGCACACCCGTTATCCGCACGAATTCTTCACCTCCAGGAACGCAGCCCTGACGTGGCTCGCGGAAATCCTCAAGACCCGCACGTAG
- a CDS encoding DUF5997 family protein: protein MTSANSQSMKPATVAKKLGIYLPATPQEFQDSVISRADFAELQATPPEWLAELRRNGPHPRPVVAQKLNVSISGLARGGVEEALTTAEITALLQAPPAWLVAERSTHAAVRAEAQRVKDEAAKKDTKNERNSAE, encoded by the coding sequence ATGACCTCTGCAAACTCCCAGTCCATGAAGCCGGCCACCGTTGCCAAGAAGCTTGGCATCTACCTGCCCGCAACACCCCAGGAGTTCCAGGATTCGGTTATCAGCCGCGCCGATTTCGCCGAGCTCCAGGCCACCCCGCCGGAGTGGCTCGCGGAACTTCGCCGCAACGGCCCGCATCCCCGCCCGGTGGTCGCCCAGAAGCTTAACGTCTCCATCAGCGGCCTGGCCCGCGGCGGCGTCGAGGAGGCGCTGACGACGGCGGAGATCACCGCGCTGCTGCAGGCGCCCCCGGCTTGGCTGGTCGCCGAACGCTCCACCCACGCCGCCGTCCGTGCCGAAGCCCAGCGGGTCAAGGATGAAGCCGCGAAGAAGGACACCAAAAACGAACGCAACTCGGCCGAATAG
- a CDS encoding glucosamine-6-phosphate deaminase, with translation MAEVIVVENEDAAGELVAGAIRELIAARPEAVLGLATGSTPLPVYRALARSLAARPLDVSRMRGFSLDEYVGLPDGHRESYRAVISRDVVAPLGLTPGRIRVPSGDPAGLPTAGADYEQAIVDAGGVDLQLLGIGRTGHLGFNEPGSSFASLTRVKTLTPQTRADNARFFDSPAEVPIHCITQGLGTIMRARHLVLLAFGHGKAAAIAAAVEGPVTSSQPGSAIQLHPHATVVVDEAAAGRLTNLDYFRYAWANKPAWQGI, from the coding sequence ATGGCCGAAGTCATTGTTGTTGAGAACGAGGATGCCGCGGGCGAACTCGTCGCCGGAGCTATCCGCGAGCTGATAGCGGCCAGGCCGGAGGCGGTATTGGGTCTCGCGACCGGTTCCACACCGCTTCCCGTGTATCGCGCCCTCGCCCGCTCGCTCGCCGCACGACCGCTCGACGTATCGCGGATGCGCGGTTTCTCGCTGGATGAGTACGTCGGCTTGCCGGACGGGCACCGGGAAAGCTACCGCGCAGTTATTTCCCGTGACGTCGTGGCGCCCCTCGGGCTGACACCAGGCAGGATCCGGGTGCCCAGCGGGGACCCCGCCGGACTTCCCACCGCCGGCGCCGACTACGAGCAGGCGATCGTCGACGCCGGGGGTGTGGACCTGCAGCTACTGGGCATCGGACGCACCGGTCACCTGGGCTTCAACGAACCTGGCTCCTCGTTTGCATCACTGACCCGGGTGAAGACGCTCACCCCCCAGACGCGTGCCGACAACGCCCGCTTTTTCGACTCGCCCGCTGAGGTGCCCATACACTGCATCACCCAGGGGCTCGGCACGATCATGCGTGCCCGCCACCTGGTCCTGCTCGCCTTTGGGCACGGTAAGGCTGCGGCGATCGCCGCCGCCGTGGAAGGTCCGGTTACGTCCAGCCAGCCCGGCTCGGCGATCCAGTTGCACCCGCACGCCACTGTCGTCGTCGACGAGGCCGCGGCGGGCAGGCTTACGAACCTGGACTACTTCCGCTATGCCTGGGCTAACAAGCCGGCCTGGCAAGGGATCTAA
- a CDS encoding 5-oxoprolinase/urea amidolyase family protein — MKAAMETLAVQKVRFVRAVGTRAVLAELTGTQDVLALQGMLLENPLPGQLDVLAAAETVLVMADSPGSARRIARQLLQLDLTAPVQRDGELVVIETVYDGEDLAEAGELTGLGADGVIAAHTGQIWTVAFAGFAPGFGYMVGENQSLEVPRRSSPRTAVPAGSVALAGNYSAVYPRRSPGGWQLIGRTGAGMWDLDREQPALAAPGHRVQFRAVRDAVALAPKPSAGVADAGVESGLRVVSPGLQSLIQDLGRHGHSGMGVSAAGALDRASLRRANRLVGNAPSAAAVETVAGGLRVQAVGDQVLAVAGAPSELAIESLPPDGCAAARRTVPMATPFALLDGETLTIGAPERGFRSYLAIRGGVDSSPVLGSRSTDTMSGIGPAPLAAGQLFAAGGEAESGVVGHPELQPDFPGAGVTVLDVVPGPRADWFDAAALASFCGQEWEVKPQSNRVGMRLQGSALQRSRQGELASEGTVAGALQVPPEGLPVLFLADHPITGGYPVIAVVVDSQLDLAAQVPIGGRIRFRWAENPATEHATPKEEVSN; from the coding sequence ATGAAAGCAGCTATGGAAACCCTGGCAGTACAAAAGGTCCGCTTTGTGCGGGCGGTGGGAACCCGTGCGGTACTTGCCGAACTTACCGGAACCCAAGATGTGCTGGCCCTGCAGGGAATGCTGCTCGAGAACCCGTTGCCGGGCCAGTTGGACGTCCTCGCGGCAGCCGAAACTGTGCTGGTCATGGCTGACTCGCCCGGGTCCGCCCGGCGGATCGCCCGGCAACTGCTCCAGCTCGACCTCACCGCGCCCGTGCAGCGGGACGGCGAGCTCGTGGTCATCGAAACGGTGTACGACGGCGAGGACCTCGCCGAAGCCGGGGAACTGACCGGTCTTGGGGCCGACGGCGTGATCGCAGCCCATACCGGGCAAATCTGGACCGTGGCTTTCGCCGGGTTCGCCCCGGGCTTTGGCTACATGGTGGGGGAAAACCAGTCCCTCGAGGTCCCGCGGCGCAGCTCGCCGCGCACCGCCGTGCCGGCAGGTTCGGTGGCGCTGGCCGGCAACTACTCGGCCGTCTATCCGCGCCGCTCACCCGGCGGGTGGCAGCTGATCGGCCGTACCGGCGCCGGCATGTGGGACCTGGACCGGGAACAGCCCGCCCTTGCCGCCCCCGGCCACCGGGTCCAGTTCCGCGCGGTCCGGGACGCAGTGGCGCTGGCCCCGAAACCCTCTGCCGGGGTTGCCGATGCCGGGGTGGAATCCGGCCTGCGGGTTGTTTCGCCGGGTCTGCAGAGCCTGATCCAGGACCTTGGCCGCCACGGGCACTCCGGTATGGGCGTCTCCGCCGCCGGGGCGCTGGACCGGGCTTCGCTGCGCCGGGCCAACCGCCTTGTCGGGAACGCGCCGTCGGCCGCCGCTGTCGAAACGGTCGCGGGAGGCCTTCGCGTGCAGGCAGTCGGCGACCAGGTCCTCGCGGTCGCCGGGGCGCCATCGGAACTGGCCATCGAATCGCTGCCCCCGGATGGCTGTGCGGCCGCCCGCCGGACTGTCCCAATGGCCACACCCTTCGCCCTGCTCGACGGCGAAACCCTGACCATCGGCGCGCCGGAACGTGGTTTCCGCAGTTACCTCGCCATTCGCGGCGGCGTAGACAGCTCCCCGGTGCTGGGCAGCCGCTCCACTGACACCATGTCCGGGATCGGCCCCGCACCGCTGGCCGCCGGCCAGCTCTTCGCCGCCGGCGGCGAAGCCGAATCCGGCGTCGTCGGGCATCCCGAACTGCAGCCGGACTTCCCGGGCGCCGGAGTGACGGTGCTCGACGTTGTCCCCGGTCCCCGTGCCGACTGGTTCGATGCCGCAGCCCTGGCGTCCTTCTGCGGCCAGGAGTGGGAAGTGAAACCACAGTCCAACCGGGTCGGCATGCGCCTGCAGGGATCTGCGCTGCAGCGCAGCCGGCAAGGCGAACTCGCCAGCGAGGGCACAGTCGCCGGCGCCCTGCAGGTCCCGCCGGAAGGGCTTCCGGTCCTCTTCCTCGCCGACCATCCGATCACCGGCGGCTACCCCGTGATTGCCGTGGTGGTCGATTCCCAGCTGGATCTCGCCGCCCAGGTCCCTATCGGCGGCCGGATCCGCTTCCGCTGGGCGGAAAACCCGGCCACCGAACACGCCACCCCCAAAGAAGAAGTGAGTAACTGA
- a CDS encoding helix-turn-helix transcriptional regulator — MDNQSETRDFLATRRAKITPEQAGLPVSGGNRRVPGLRRGEVALLAGVSVEYYTRLERGNLAGVSEGVLEALARALQLDAAEQAHLFDLARAAGNSRRPQRRRAAAQPVRAGVQLMLDAIANAPAFVHNGRLDILAANQLGFALYSEMFAGPVRPANHARFIFLDNRAYGFYPDWDRAADDTVAILRTEAGRDPYDRGLTDLVGELSTRSEEFRTRWAAHNVRQHYTGRKHLRHPVVGDLHLMYEALDLSADAGLSLLVYTAEPGSSSEDAVRLLATWAASGQPKAQPAPAQQSAPSQSEPAPLQ; from the coding sequence ATGGACAATCAGAGCGAGACCCGGGACTTCCTTGCCACCCGGCGGGCGAAAATAACCCCCGAACAGGCGGGATTGCCCGTCTCCGGCGGCAACCGCCGCGTCCCGGGACTGCGGCGCGGCGAGGTTGCCCTGCTGGCCGGGGTAAGTGTCGAGTATTACACCCGGCTGGAACGCGGGAACCTCGCCGGAGTCTCCGAGGGAGTACTGGAAGCGCTGGCGCGGGCCCTGCAGCTGGACGCGGCAGAGCAGGCGCACTTGTTCGATCTGGCCAGGGCCGCGGGCAACAGCCGCAGGCCCCAGCGCCGCCGCGCGGCCGCCCAGCCGGTCCGTGCCGGCGTGCAGTTGATGCTCGACGCGATCGCGAACGCACCGGCTTTTGTGCATAACGGGCGACTGGACATCCTCGCGGCCAACCAGCTCGGCTTCGCCCTGTATTCGGAGATGTTCGCCGGCCCTGTCCGGCCGGCCAACCATGCCCGGTTCATCTTCCTGGACAACCGCGCGTACGGCTTCTACCCGGACTGGGACCGGGCCGCTGACGACACCGTGGCGATCTTGCGCACCGAGGCCGGCCGCGACCCCTACGACCGCGGCCTGACCGACCTGGTCGGGGAACTTTCCACCCGCAGCGAGGAGTTCCGCACCCGGTGGGCGGCGCACAATGTACGCCAGCACTACACCGGGCGCAAGCATCTCCGCCACCCCGTGGTGGGCGATCTCCACCTGATGTACGAGGCCTTGGATCTCTCCGCCGACGCCGGGCTGTCGCTGCTTGTTTATACCGCCGAGCCCGGTTCAAGCTCGGAGGATGCCGTCCGGCTGCTGGCCACTTGGGCCGCTAGTGGGCAGCCAAAGGCTCAGCCGGCACCGGCGCAGCAGTCAGCGCCTAGCCAATCAGAGCCAGCACCGCTCCAGTAG